In Primulina huaijiensis isolate GDHJ02 chromosome 4, ASM1229523v2, whole genome shotgun sequence, a genomic segment contains:
- the LOC140975172 gene encoding protein LIKE COV 2-like encodes MAEESSSSRKESTVALTSSTNSTRQSEDVDDLLKSPSHSPNNSSTRKACYAVLQSWVSKKFMTGCVVLFPVAVTFFVTWWFIQFVDGFFSPIYERLGIEIFGLGFITSIIFIFFVGIFASSWLGATVFLIGEWFIKRMPFVKHLYSASKQISCAISPDQNTTAFKEVAIIRHPRVGEYALGFITSSLILQRDDGDEELCSVYVPTNHLYIGDIFLVNSEEIIRPNLSIREGIEIIVSVGMSMPQVISPMERIPRQNDRISLERMM; translated from the exons ATGGCGGAAGAGAGTAGCAGCAGTCGGAAGGAGTCAACTGTAGCATTGACAAGCTCCACGAATTCGACGCGTCAAAGCGAAGACGTAGACGATCTCCTCAAATCCCCTTCTCATTCTCCCAACAATTCCTCCACTCGCAAG GCTTGCTATGCTGTTCTTCAGAGTTGGGTTTCGAAGAAGTTTATGACTGGATG TGTCGTTCTCTTTCCAGTCGCTGTTACATTTTTTGTCACGTGGTGGTTTATTCAGTTTGTTGATGGTTTCTTCAGTCCTATTTATGAAAGACTCGGCATTGAAATATTTG GCCTCGGGTTCATTACatcaataatctttattttttttgttggtatATTTGCTTCATCGTGGTTGGGTGCAACCGTTTTCTTGATTGGAGAATGGTTTATAAAGCGAATGCCGTTTGTAAAACATTTGTATTCAGCTTCAAAGCAAATTAGTTGTGCTATATCTCCAG ATCAGAACACAACTGCATTCAAGGAAGTTGCCATAATCCGTCATCCTCGGGTTGGAGAATATGCTTTGGGTTTTATTACGTCATCACTGATTCTTCAG AGAGATGATGGGGATGAAGAGTTATGCTCCGTTTATGTGCCGACAAATCACTTATACATTGGAGACATCTTTCTAGTGAACTCTGAGGAGATTATTAGGCCCAATCTGTCTATCAGAGAAGGGATag agaTTATTGTTTCTGTGGGTATGTCAATGCCTCAGGTGATTTCTCCTATGGAAAGAATCCCTCGTCAAAATGATCGGATTAGCCTTGAAAGGATGATGTAG